CCTTGGGCTGAGAGGGAGCGGTGCCGCCGCAGAACCTGCGCCCGCAGGCAACGCCCCAGACGCGCCAGGGGCAGGCGACATGCCCGGACGAGCCGCGCCGGGCCGCCCACCTGGCGAGGCGGTGGGGTTGGGCAGGCCCGACGGGTTGGCACCGCCCGGCGCTGCCACGACGGTGCCCGCGGCAACGGTTCCCGCCGGACCGACCTTGGATGGTTGCGTCGTGGATGATGACGCTGTTGGCGGCACCTTGGTCGGAGAACCTGAGGTGGACGGCCCGACCGACCCCGTGCTTGGAGCCGCGGTCGTCGAAGCCGCTGCTGTTGTTGGCGACCCGGTTGTTGGGGACCCCGATGGAGGACGCGTCGTTGGGGACCCCGTCGTTGGAGAAACAGTCGTTGGAGTCACAGTCGTTGTAGAAGCCGTCGTTGGGGACCCCGTCGTCGGAGAAGCCGTCGTTGGAGAAGCCGTCGTTGGCGGCTGTTCCACCGGGTCGTCGGTGACGTTGACGACGCCGAGGTAGTTCCGGCACGGTTGGCCCCGCAGGGTGCCGCACTCGGGCCGGGTCGGGATGTCCGAGGTGGCGGACGACTTGCCGGAGCGAGGTCCCGACCCTCCGGTGGTGGCGACCCGCAGGGTTTGAGACGACATGGTCGGCAGCACCAGCGACGATGCATGCGCTCCGCCGCGCCCCAGCGTGACTGGGGCATCGGGTGGCCGCACGGGATTCTCGAAGGTCCACAGAGGGCGGCTTCGGCCGGGGGACGACACGGTGATCCGCAGCTTCGACCCGGCACGAAAAACGTGCGCCGCCGCCGGAATGGGCACCTTGCGGTGCACCCACCCGTCGGGATCCAGCGTCACCCGGTCCGCCTCTGTGTAGGTGTACTCCACCTGAAAGCCCTTGGTGAGCCCGGAATCGAGACCCGCATGCTCCAGGTTGTGCCAGCCGGACTGGACATAGGTTTCTTGTCCATCCGGACGGATCTCGGTGAGATCGACCTGCACCACGGCCTCGGGCGCTCCCGGCTTGGCCCAGAGGTCGAGGTACCCGGGGCCGGCCACCACCGTGTCGGCAGCGAGAGCGCCGGAGGCATACGCCAACAGATCACCCTCGGGGGCCTGTTTCCACTGGGCGTTCAGAGCCGAGACCGGCTTCTGAAACGTGGTGCTGTTCGCGTTCGTGGTCACGATCGAGCCGGCCCCCGGTTCGGGGATGTAACGATCTGCGGCATCGATCGTGGGCGCGGTCGGCTGCAACGCGCCGTTCCCGGCGAGGTACCAGGTGGTTGCCGCCGCCTGAGGAGGTGGGAACGACGGCAGGTTCCAGCGGGTGCGCTCACCGGTGGCGCCTTGTGGGCTGGTGGTTGCCCCCGACTCGACCAGCACCTGCACCGGGGACTCGGCCTCGTACGCCGCCAGCGCTCCGGCAAAGTCGCCGGGCTGGAACGAATCGAAGCGGTTGGGGCCAAACCCCCGTTTGACGCCGAACTCGTCCTCGAACACCCCTGGGGAGAAGTACCGCACCAGATTCGAAATCATGGGGATCTCACGCTTCACATAGAACGACAGGAAGTCGTGCCAGTC
Above is a genomic segment from Candidatus Microthrix parvicella Bio17-1 containing:
- a CDS encoding CocE/NonD family hydrolase; amino-acid sequence: MGWRRWGVAAASATMLLVSAAPASAQSTGVPPATGAVPPTGAASDPAPTPPGPADFGPRVDAATGLTLSPGVETLTVTGAAAGAAITLLDGDGAERLTLLADASGQAHFAYVPDTPMTLQSGTGEVPGGSGGVVEPGTYLIRVAGVTSNPVRVLATGEVADPSFYSGQQIGNGFGYVTTRDGTTLSVMVRLPGPIEDGPYPTVVEYSGYGASRPADPEPGSRIAGFLGFATVGVNMRGTGCSGGVFDVFNPAQMADGYDAIEAIASQDWVANNKVGMIGLSYAGISQLYVASTQPPSLEAISPMSVIDGPWREQWPGGVYNDGFTKQWLAERDRQSQAGGQSWDGQRIAQGDTVCANNQRIRTQNLDFEKFGRALENFPDALNARFLQRLVPKINVPVYLSGGYQDEQTGGRFGYLLDKFTAAPVTRFKLFNGHHPDGYSPMVATDWHDFLSFYVKREIPMISNLVRYFSPGVFEDEFGVKRGFGPNRFDSFQPGDFAGALAAYEAESPVQVLVESGATTSPQGATGERTRWNLPSFPPPQAAATTWYLAGNGALQPTAPTIDAADRYIPEPGAGSIVTTNANSTTFQKPVSALNAQWKQAPEGDLLAYASGALAADTVVAGPGYLDLWAKPGAPEAVVQVDLTEIRPDGQETYVQSGWHNLEHAGLDSGLTKGFQVEYTYTEADRVTLDPDGWVHRKVPIPAAAHVFRAGSKLRITVSSPGRSRPLWTFENPVRPPDAPVTLGRGGAHASSLVLPTMSSQTLRVATTGGSGPRSGKSSATSDIPTRPECGTLRGQPCRNYLGVVNVTDDPVEQPPTTASPTTASPTTGSPTTASTTTVTPTTVSPTTGSPTTRPPSGSPTTGSPTTAAASTTAAPSTGSVGPSTSGSPTKVPPTASSSTTQPSKVGPAGTVAAGTVVAAPGGANPSGLPNPTASPGGRPGAARPGMSPAPGASGALPAGAGSAAAPLPLSPRFTG